The stretch of DNA GACCAAGTGAGCTTGCCCCCTACTCTGGTGGGCGACGCCGCCAAGTTTATGAAGGAAAACACCGACGTAGAAGTGCAGGTCTACGGCGACAAGGCCCTGAAAATTACGCTGCCCAACATGGTCGTGCTGAAGATCACGCAGACCGACCCCGGCGTGCGCGGCGACACCGTTTCCGGCGGCACCAAGCCAGCCACACTGGAAACGGGCGCAGTCGTGCAGGTGCCCCTGTTCGTAGAGCAGGAAACCAGCGTGAAGGTGGACACCCGTACGGGCGAATACCTCGGCCGCGCCTAACGTTCACTGCCTTTGCCTGACTGAATTTGCCTAAAATTGCCGCCCTGCATGAAGTGGGGCGGCTTTTTTAGACTGGCGTGTTGACCGGGCGACCCAAGAGCCGTTTGTGGTTAGACTCAGTGCAGACAACCCACTGTTTGCTTTCTCTCTGCTGTCCTCTCACCGTTTGCGCGGCATGATGAGCGGCGACGTTTCATTTTATTCAAGTCCATCACCAGCAACACCACACCCAACAGATGTACAGGAGGGGCCATGAACCCAGAAGACCTCAAACGAATCCTTGACGCCCTGAGCGCCGCCGATGTGCGCGAATTCAGCCTGAAGACCGGCAGCTTCGCCCTTGACCTCAAGCGCGGTCCACAGGCGATGGGCGGTCCCGCCTTTGCCCCCAGTGCCAGCGCACCCACCGGCCCCGCCGCGCCTCAGCCAGCAGCTTTTGCGCCTGCACCCAGAAGCGCGCCCAGTGGGCCTGCCGCGCCCGCTGACGTGGCTCCCGCCGCCTCTGCACCTGCCGCCACTCCAGCCGCGTCAGAAGCGCCCTCTGCCCCCGCCAAAGCCGCCAGCACCGGAACACCCGTGAAGGCTCCGATTGTGGGCACGTATTACGCCTCCAGCAGCCCCGACGCCGCGCCATTCGTGAAAATTGGCGACACCGTCAGCGCGGGCCAGGTGCTATGCATCATCGAAGCCATGAAGCTGATGAACGAGATTGAAGCCGAAACGGGCGGCGTGGTGCGCGAGATTCTGGTCAAGAACTCCGATCCGGTGGAATACGGCCAAACGCTGTTCATTATCGAATGAGATCAGAGCGTCTAAGGGTCTAGGAGCCTGGTGAGGTGAAGTGCCCGTGTTGCTGAGTGACGTATGGAAAAGCAACCCGGCGCGCTCAGTTGCCGCCTTCGAACAAGTGGAGAGGGCAAAATCATATGCACAAGACTGTCTGGCTCCCTATCAGGCACTGACTTGCCCTTAGACCGTTTGACCCTTAAACCTTTGCCGGAGGCAAAATGTTCAAAAAAATCCTGATTGCCAACCGGGGCGAAATTGCCCTGCGTGTGATTCGCACAGCCCGCGAAATGGGCATCAAAACCGTTGTAGTTTATTCCACCGCCGACGAAAAAAGCCTGCCCGTGCTGCTGGCCGATGAAAGCGTGTGCGTGGGGCCGCCTGCCTCCAACGCCTCTTATCTGAATATTCCCAACATCCTGTCGGCGGCCATGATGACGGGCGCGGAAGGCATTCACCCCGGTTACGGGTTTATGGCCGAAAACCCCGATTTTGCTGAGATGTGCCGCGATCATGGGATCGTGTTCATCGGCCCCACGCCGGAAAGTATGCGGGCGCTGGGCAGCAAGGCAGGCGGGCGCGAGATTGCTGCCAACAGCAACGTGCCTGTGGTGCCCGGAACTGGCGTGCTGGAAGACGTGGACGCCGCGATCCTGGCCGCCAAACAGGTGGGCTATCCGGTGCTGCTGAAGGCCAGTGCGGGCGGCGGCGGACGCGGGCAAAAAGTGGTACGGACGCAGGAAGAACTCAAGTCGGCCTTCAATCAGGCGCAGGAAGAGGCGCGGCTGTACTTTGGCGACCCCGCCATCATCATGGAAAAGTTTCTGGAAGAGTTCCGGCACGTGGAGGTGCAGGTCATGGGCGACGGTAACGGCCACGTGATCCACATCGGTGAGCGCGACTGCTCTATTCAGCGGCGCAACCAGAAACTGATCGAGGAAGCGCCCAGTACCCTACCCGCCAC from Deinococcus sp. QL22 encodes:
- the efp gene encoding elongation factor P, producing MISVTELRNGTKVEMDGGLWECLDYSHLKMGRGGAKVVTKFRNMETGSIVDRTFNSGEKLQDIFVEGKKMQYLYRDGDDYMFMDMDTYDQVSLPPTLVGDAAKFMKENTDVEVQVYGDKALKITLPNMVVLKITQTDPGVRGDTVSGGTKPATLETGAVVQVPLFVEQETSVKVDTRTGEYLGRA
- the accB gene encoding acetyl-CoA carboxylase biotin carboxyl carrier protein; this encodes MNPEDLKRILDALSAADVREFSLKTGSFALDLKRGPQAMGGPAFAPSASAPTGPAAPQPAAFAPAPRSAPSGPAAPADVAPAASAPAATPAASEAPSAPAKAASTGTPVKAPIVGTYYASSSPDAAPFVKIGDTVSAGQVLCIIEAMKLMNEIEAETGGVVREILVKNSDPVEYGQTLFIIE
- the accC gene encoding acetyl-CoA carboxylase biotin carboxylase subunit; amino-acid sequence: MFKKILIANRGEIALRVIRTAREMGIKTVVVYSTADEKSLPVLLADESVCVGPPASNASYLNIPNILSAAMMTGAEGIHPGYGFMAENPDFAEMCRDHGIVFIGPTPESMRALGSKAGGREIAANSNVPVVPGTGVLEDVDAAILAAKQVGYPVLLKASAGGGGRGQKVVRTQEELKSAFNQAQEEARLYFGDPAIIMEKFLEEFRHVEVQVMGDGNGHVIHIGERDCSIQRRNQKLIEEAPSTLPATLRQEILDAAVRLAQHVNYAGAGTLEFIVDRDGNYYFMEMNTRIQVEHCVSEMISGLDFVKMQLQIAAGEGLALKQEDVVLRGHSIECRLNAEDPDKDFRPAAGKIDDVHFAGGPGVRVDSHVYTGYVIPPHYDSLIGKLIVHHDTREQAIARMKRALEETVIHGPKTTIPLYVKIMDNPFYKRGAVMTNFLKTRMEM